Proteins found in one Ischnura elegans chromosome 11, ioIscEleg1.1, whole genome shotgun sequence genomic segment:
- the LOC124167672 gene encoding uncharacterized protein LOC124167672 → MTTDAVSMAGNRIAMRVTAFWPDKPALWFAQLDGLFRTNGITDDESKFWHVVSNLDHAYAAEVEDVITNPPAEGKYARLKEELIKRLSASREQRIRQLIEREEMGDRKTAQFLRHLRSLAGTSVPDEFLRTLWIARLPAHLPPILTTQEGMPLDKLAELSDRVFEVTQVMTASASDPLMATLLQRVEDLTRQVAALSAACDARSRSRGRSRGSSRRSSRNSSPHSTDDRLCWHHRRFGARASKCRELCSYRPSPQENP, encoded by the coding sequence ATGACGACGGACGCAGTTTCGATGGCTGGAAACCGCATCGCCATGCGCGTAACTGCGTTCTGGCCTGATAAACCGGCCCTATGGTTCGCGCAGCTCGACGGGCTCTTTAGAACGAACGGAATTACGGACGACGAAAGCAAGTTTTGGCACGTCGTCAGTAATTTGGACCACGCGTACGCGGCCGAGGTGGAAGACGTCATTACTAACCCTCCTGCTGAAGGGAAGTACGCGCGCTTAAAGGAGGAACTTATTAAGCGACTCTCCGCGTCGCGGGAGCAGAGGATCCGGCAGCTcatagaaagagaagaaatggggGACCGGAAGACCGCGCAGTTCCTCCGGCATCTAAGGAGCCTCGCCGGGACGTCCGTCCCAGACGAATTCCTCCGTACGCTGTGGATCGCCCGACTGCCCGCCCACCTTCCGCCAATATTGACCACCCAAGAAGGTATGCCCCTTGATAAGTTGGCGGAATTGTCTGACAGGGTATTTGAAGTTACTCAGGTCATGACCGCTTCAGCCAGCGACCCCCTGATGGCCACATTACTCCAGCGagtggaggacctgacccggcaAGTCGCCGCCCTCTCCGCAGCCTGTGACGCACGCTCACGTTCCCGAGGAAGGTCCCGCGGCAGCAGCCGGAGGAGCTCCCGCAACAGTTCCCCGCACTCAACCGACGATCGCCTGTGCTGGCACCATCGCCGTTTCGGTGCCAGGGCGAGCAAGTGCAGGGAGCTTTGCTCGTACAGGCCATCACCGCAGGAAAACCCTTAG